A segment of the Pseudoalteromonas piscicida genome:
TTGCGATTAAAGCTTGAGGAGCTTGACTATCAGTGGACTCGCGTCGTCATTAATTTTGACAAAGAAAAGCAAGGCGCACTGTTTAAAGAGTGGTTTGGGAGCAATGGTCAGCTTTGGGCCGGCATATTTTCCCTGTTTATGCTGCTTTTGCTCTCAATTGCGCTATTTTACCTTAGCAAGCAGCTTACTCGGCATAAACGCCCTATCGAACTGGTCTATTACAATGCTATAGTGTCCGATTTCAAAGGGCAGCTAAGCGGCACTACGGCGAAACAACATATTGTTGAGTTATGTAAGTTGTTTCCTGAGTTAGATGCGTCGCTTTGGCAGTTTTATAAATTAATTGAAAAGTCACAGTATCAACAAAAACCACTTAATAAACTTGAGCTTGGTGAGTTGAAGAGGTTGTATAAATCAATAAAAAGAAAGGCAAGAAAATAGTATGAATGCTGTTATTTTGGGCGTCTTGCTCATGTTGGGGTTAACCCTCTTTAGAATAAATGTAATTGTCGCCATGACCGTCAGTGCAATAGCTGCGGGCTTAGTGGCCGGTTTAGATTTGAAGACAACCTTAAACGCCTTTAATGATGGGCTATCTGGTGGCGCAGAAATAGCCTTAAGCTATGCCATGTTAGGTGGGTTTGCGGTTGCTATTTCAAAGTCTGGCTTAACTCAAATCCTCGCGCAAAAGCTGCTCAAATTGGTTAATGCTAATGATAGCGAAGGCTCAACGTTCTTAAGCATGTTTATAATGGTTATCATTTTGGCTTGCTCGATTGCGTCGCAAAACCTTGTGCCAGTTCATATTGCGTTTATTCCTATCCTCATTCCACCGCTATTAGTCGTACTGAACAAGCTGACGATAGACCGCCGTGCGATTGCGTGTATTTTAACGTTTGGCTTAGCGACCAGTTATATGGTGTTGCCATATGGATTCGGTGGAATTTACCTTTACTCTATTTTGCATAAAAACCTTGTCGATAATGGATTAGAATTGGTTAAGTTCGACGTGCCATACGCTATGGTGATCCCTGCGCTTGGTATGCTGATTGGCCTGTTGATTGCCGTTTTCATTACTTATCGTAAAAAACGAGTTTACGAGGTGAGTCAACAGCAAAGTACTCAGTCAAACACAGTACCGGAAGGCCAAGAAGCAACCAAAGTGATGATCGTCGGTGGCGCTGCGGTGCTGGCTTCTCTCATCGCACAAAATAACAGTGGCTCAATGATATTAGGTGGGCTCGTTGGCGTGATGATTTTTAGCCTCTTTGGTATTGTTAAATGGGAACAAAACTCCGATGTTTTCAGTAAAGGTGTGGCGATGATGGCAATGATAGGTTTTATCATGATCTCTGCTCAAGGCTTTGCCTCCGTCATGAAAGCAACGGGTGATGTGGCAAGTTTAGTAGCAAGTTGTGCCGATTTTGTTGGCGATAATAAACCACTTGCCGCTGCGATGATTTTGCTTGTTGGCTTACTTATTACCATGGGAATTGGCAGTTCATTTTCAACCGTGCCAATCATTGCCACGCTATTTGTACCTTTGTCTCTAGAAGTTGGCTTTTCTGCTATGGCTACCGCCGCCTTGGTGGGAACCGCAGGTGCATTAGGCGACGCGGGCTCTCCTGCATCAGATTCCACACTTGGACCCACTTCTGGCTTAAATGCCGACGGCCAGCACGATCACATATGGGATTCCGTGGTGCCTACATTTATTCACTTCAACATCCCACTACTCTGCTTCGGCTGGATAGCCGCGATGGTGTTATAGGTTTATACATTCATGATGGTATCAAGGCTCCCCGCCTTGATACCTTTAGCTCATAAACATACTCTATTTTCTTTGTCTCTAATGTCGCTTTTGTCTTATTAGTTTTCTTGTGCTATACCAATAGGTAAGAGAATTAAAGCAAAAAGACTATGCAAACACTTAAACCAAGCGAAATCGCCAGTTACTGTAACGTACACCAACGCAGTGTGAGTCGTTGGATTGCCAATGGCGAATTAAAAGGTCATAAGCTTCCTGGACGCGGTAACTACCGTGTCTTACTTGAAGACTTTTTATCCTTTTTAAACAAGCACAAAATCCCCCTTTCGCAAGACTTTATTAGCGACTATCAAATCGCAGAAAGTGGACTACACTCTGATAAAGAACGGGATTTAGCTAAGGTGCTTATCATTGATGACGAGCCCCAGTATAGAAAAGCGATACGACGAGTGATAGGCAACGATTATTTGATACAAGAAGCTGGGGATGGCTTTATGGCTGGCATTGCCATCTCTGAGTTTAAACCAAGTTTAATCACGCTCGATCTTTCCATGCCGGGAATGGATGGCTTTGAAGTGATCTCATTTATCCGCGAAAAAGAAGAATTTAAAGCGATTAAGATTTTGGTGGTCTCTGCGTTAAATGATGTAGAACTTGAAAAGGCTAAAGCGATGGGCGCCAACGATGCCCTTTCTAAACCGTTTGATAACTCTATTCTGTTAGAAAAAATTAATGCGCTAATACAGGGGTAGCTATGAATGCACCTATCATGTTGGTTGATGATGAAATTGATATTCTAAAGTCGCTTAAACGCACTCTGCGTTTACAGCATTATGAAGTGGTATATACCGATGACCCGAGACAAGCGCTCAGTTTGATACAAGAGCACAAACCTCATGTGCTTATTACTGATTTCAGAATGCCCAACATGAATGGCCAAGAGCTTATCCAAGAAGTGAAAAAGCATGATCCCAGTATTGAATGCATCGTGCTCAGTGGGCAAGCTGATTATGACGATATGAAGTCGCTGATCAATGCGAATAACACCTTTAAGTTTTTATCCAAGCCTTGGAATAACGAAGAGCTGTACACAACGATAGAAGCGGCACTCACAAACCATCACAAAAACGAATTAAAAACCCAAATCCTGCGTAACAATAATGCGCCTTTAGTCGAAGTAAATACCATAGGTAATGTCATTGACTGTAATTACGCTTACACGGAGTTAGTGCTTAACGAGGCCAATAAAGGCAATTTCTTTCAGCTGTTTAATTTTGAAAGTGATAAATGCCTTGATGATTTTACCGAGCGCAGAATTGCAACACTAAAAAGCTCAGGGGTGTTATGCCAAGTTGAGCTCAAGCTAAAAACAGAATCCAGCTACTTACTTATCATTAAACCCCTCTCCAGCGAGCAGGATAAATATCCTAACTTCTATCAGAGCAAACTGGGCTTTCTCGAACATATCAATCGCACCGATAACTCTGTCATGATCTGCCTGAAAATTCGAGATTTGTTGGTTAAGAATATTATTTCCAATACCCCAATATATTCTGATACGTTTAAAAAAATCATAGATCATGCTCTATTGAGCGAAGCGACTCATTTTTCGATGCTTAAAATCAGCTTTGATCAAGCCATTTTCTGGCTAGATTCAGTACAAAGTGAAATTGAGGTACACAAGTTTTTAGATGAGTTAATCAACTCAATTAAACAATTTTTCATTCGCAAAAATATCCAAATCAAGTTCTCTGTCTCGTACACCATGATTGAGCCTGAGCAGCCACTCTCGGAAGCAATAGACAGCTTAGTTATCTATACCCAATTTGTTTGCGAGTCACGCACTGATTTCTATATGCGTTATTCGCAATCA
Coding sequences within it:
- a CDS encoding Na+/H+ antiporter family protein: MNAVILGVLLMLGLTLFRINVIVAMTVSAIAAGLVAGLDLKTTLNAFNDGLSGGAEIALSYAMLGGFAVAISKSGLTQILAQKLLKLVNANDSEGSTFLSMFIMVIILACSIASQNLVPVHIAFIPILIPPLLVVLNKLTIDRRAIACILTFGLATSYMVLPYGFGGIYLYSILHKNLVDNGLELVKFDVPYAMVIPALGMLIGLLIAVFITYRKKRVYEVSQQQSTQSNTVPEGQEATKVMIVGGAAVLASLIAQNNSGSMILGGLVGVMIFSLFGIVKWEQNSDVFSKGVAMMAMIGFIMISAQGFASVMKATGDVASLVASCADFVGDNKPLAAAMILLVGLLITMGIGSSFSTVPIIATLFVPLSLEVGFSAMATAALVGTAGALGDAGSPASDSTLGPTSGLNADGQHDHIWDSVVPTFIHFNIPLLCFGWIAAMVL
- a CDS encoding response regulator, which gives rise to MQTLKPSEIASYCNVHQRSVSRWIANGELKGHKLPGRGNYRVLLEDFLSFLNKHKIPLSQDFISDYQIAESGLHSDKERDLAKVLIIDDEPQYRKAIRRVIGNDYLIQEAGDGFMAGIAISEFKPSLITLDLSMPGMDGFEVISFIREKEEFKAIKILVVSALNDVELEKAKAMGANDALSKPFDNSILLEKINALIQG
- a CDS encoding EAL domain-containing response regulator — encoded protein: MNAPIMLVDDEIDILKSLKRTLRLQHYEVVYTDDPRQALSLIQEHKPHVLITDFRMPNMNGQELIQEVKKHDPSIECIVLSGQADYDDMKSLINANNTFKFLSKPWNNEELYTTIEAALTNHHKNELKTQILRNNNAPLVEVNTIGNVIDCNYAYTELVLNEANKGNFFQLFNFESDKCLDDFTERRIATLKSSGVLCQVELKLKTESSYLLIIKPLSSEQDKYPNFYQSKLGFLEHINRTDNSVMICLKIRDLLVKNIISNTPIYSDTFKKIIDHALLSEATHFSMLKISFDQAIFWLDSVQSEIEVHKFLDELINSIKQFFIRKNIQIKFSVSYTMIEPEQPLSEAIDSLVIYTQFVCESRTDFYMRYSQSLLSEKLNEHKVSEALFNAVDNDEFYLRFQPKLNLNEHSINSCEVLIRWKNTQFGANSPDYFIPLAEKDGQIVKIGTWVLEQACIALCEWQKEELEIQKVAVNVSPYQLSDPCFVQTMYSIIERYSLKPEQFELEITENFVLENLEQAKTKLLQLKEIGFSIAIDDFGTGYSSLGYISKLPVDVIKIDKSLIENIDSSKSARDLVQNVIRLVHDLELKVVAEGIETVEQLEILEQLKCDEVQGYLIGKPVLLEEFTHYVY